Proteins from a single region of Streptomyces spinoverrucosus:
- a CDS encoding S8 family serine peptidase encodes MTNGPMRAFGDRPDRPDGSVTGQSTGYTGRYVVLLDQRNQESGLSALRASADIAPVEHVRGAEMTGVAELLERPDVSVLFDDLAAAVVEVRPEQRHALVTTAEGESTILAAEPERLVYASPITAPQQAPTEFYPAYRSDEDVVMRTSQAETAAVQGPAWDAQHTTWGLQAIRANISGLTGRGVKIAVLDTGVDTDHPDLAGHLDDTASFIVGETVEDVQGHGTHCIGTAAGPATPQRGPRYSVAIEARVLAGKVLNNSEGEGGDGGILAAIAWAMARGARVISLSLGAPVRQGELFPQTYEILAQRALERGTVIVAAAGNSSRRPGFVAPVERPANCPSILAVGSLDPALKTAASSCGGINGQGGEVNIAAPGRFVHSAAPGGGYATHSGTSMATPHVAGVLALLAEANGGASAARLKDSLLSSAFPLTHPARDVGVGLLQAP; translated from the coding sequence ATGACGAACGGACCCATGCGAGCCTTCGGCGACCGCCCCGACCGCCCCGATGGCTCCGTCACGGGCCAGAGCACGGGCTACACCGGTCGGTACGTGGTCCTGCTCGACCAACGCAACCAGGAGAGCGGACTGAGCGCTCTGCGCGCCTCGGCGGACATCGCGCCGGTGGAGCATGTCCGGGGAGCCGAGATGACGGGCGTCGCCGAACTCCTGGAACGCCCCGATGTCTCCGTACTCTTCGATGACCTCGCCGCCGCCGTCGTGGAAGTGCGGCCCGAGCAGCGGCATGCTCTGGTGACCACGGCCGAGGGGGAATCGACGATCCTCGCGGCGGAGCCGGAGCGTCTGGTGTACGCCTCGCCGATCACCGCCCCGCAGCAGGCGCCGACCGAGTTCTACCCCGCGTACCGCAGCGACGAGGACGTCGTCATGCGTACGTCCCAGGCCGAAACCGCCGCCGTCCAGGGGCCGGCGTGGGACGCCCAGCACACCACCTGGGGACTCCAGGCGATCAGGGCCAACATCTCCGGCCTCACCGGACGGGGAGTGAAGATCGCCGTACTCGATACCGGCGTGGACACCGATCACCCCGACCTGGCCGGGCACCTCGACGACACGGCCTCGTTCATAGTCGGCGAGACCGTCGAGGACGTCCAGGGCCATGGCACCCACTGCATCGGCACCGCCGCCGGTCCGGCCACCCCCCAGCGGGGGCCCCGCTACAGCGTGGCGATCGAGGCACGCGTACTCGCCGGGAAAGTACTCAACAACAGCGAGGGCGAAGGCGGGGACGGCGGGATCCTTGCGGCCATCGCCTGGGCGATGGCCCGTGGGGCACGGGTCATCTCCCTGTCGCTGGGCGCTCCGGTCCGGCAGGGTGAGCTCTTCCCGCAGACGTACGAGATCCTGGCCCAGCGTGCGCTCGAACGCGGCACGGTGATCGTCGCCGCGGCGGGCAACAGCAGCCGAAGGCCCGGATTCGTGGCGCCCGTCGAGCGCCCCGCCAACTGCCCGTCCATCCTGGCCGTGGGCTCGCTGGACCCCGCTCTGAAGACGGCCGCCAGTTCCTGCGGAGGCATCAACGGCCAGGGTGGCGAGGTCAACATCGCCGCCCCCGGCAGGTTCGTGCACTCGGCCGCCCCGGGCGGTGGCTACGCGACGCACTCGGGCACCAGCATGGCCACGCCGCACGTCGCCGGTGTCCTCGCCCTGCTCGCCGAGGCGAACGGCGGCGCTTCCGCGGCCCGGCTCAAGGACAGTCTGTTGTCCAGTGCGTTCCCGCTGACACACCCCGCCAGGGATGTCGGTGTGGGTCTGCTCCAGGCCCCGTGA
- a CDS encoding glycoside hydrolase family 65 protein, translating into MIAQGAYAVEPWTVRETDLTLDVLAQSESVFALSNGHVGWRGNLDEGEPHGLPGSYLNGVHELHPLPYAEAGYGYPESGQTVINVTNGKVVRLLVDDEPFDLRYGRLVAHERTLDLRRGVLERVCEWTSPAGSTVRVRSTRLVSLTQRAIAAVAYEVEPVDSRTRVVIQSELVTNESLPEPNGDPRAARALKSPLEQEEGFADGPRLRLVHRTRRSGLRVAVAADHVVTGPQRTTTNSESNVDVARLTVTSVLDPGERLRVEKLVAHGWSGARSRPAMSDQVEAALAAAAHSGWQGLLDEQQAYLDDFWARADVEVDGDEEIQQAVRFALFHVLQAGARAEGRAIPAKGLTGSGYDGHAFWDTETFVLPLLTYTSPGAVAEALRWRQNTLPAARERATQLGLRGAAFPWRTIEGSEGSAYWPAGTAAFHVNADIADAVVRYVAATGDRDFERDTGVELLVETARLWRSLGHHDPHGTFHIDGVTGPDEYSAIADDNTYTNLMARANLLAAADAVERHTEQAARLGVDEEESAAWRDAATAMHIPYNHDLGVHEQHVGFTRYQRWDFESTGPEQFPLMLHFPYFDLYRKQVVKQADLVLAMYTCGSHFDDEHIARNFAYYEPLTVRDSSLSACVQAVIAAQAGHPGLAYDYTVEAALMDLADLEQNTRDGLHIASLAGTWTALVAGFGGMRRDGDTLRFAPRLPERFSRLAFTIQLLDRRLRVEITPDKATYTLLAGPSLTIGHHGEPLNVSPDSPAVRMVPPTPVRPTPKQPPHRTPKAHPASMS; encoded by the coding sequence GTGATCGCACAGGGGGCGTACGCCGTCGAGCCGTGGACCGTGCGGGAGACCGACCTCACACTCGACGTGCTGGCACAGAGCGAGTCCGTGTTCGCGCTGTCCAACGGCCACGTCGGCTGGCGCGGCAACCTCGACGAGGGCGAGCCGCACGGCTTGCCGGGCTCGTACCTCAACGGGGTGCACGAGCTGCATCCCCTGCCGTACGCCGAGGCCGGATACGGCTATCCGGAGTCGGGTCAGACGGTCATCAACGTCACCAACGGCAAGGTCGTCCGGCTGCTGGTCGACGACGAGCCGTTCGACCTGCGCTACGGGCGGCTCGTCGCGCACGAGCGGACCCTGGATCTGCGCCGGGGCGTCCTCGAACGGGTCTGCGAGTGGACCTCACCGGCCGGTTCGACGGTGCGGGTGCGCTCGACGCGGCTGGTGTCGCTCACACAGCGGGCGATCGCCGCCGTGGCGTACGAGGTGGAGCCCGTCGACAGCCGTACGCGGGTGGTGATCCAGTCGGAGCTGGTCACCAACGAGAGCCTGCCCGAGCCGAACGGCGACCCGCGTGCCGCCCGGGCGCTGAAGTCCCCGCTGGAGCAGGAGGAGGGCTTCGCCGACGGGCCCCGGCTGCGTCTCGTGCACCGCACCCGGCGCAGCGGTCTGCGCGTCGCCGTGGCAGCCGACCACGTCGTCACCGGCCCCCAGCGCACCACCACGAACAGCGAGAGCAACGTGGACGTCGCGCGCCTGACCGTCACCTCCGTGCTCGACCCCGGTGAGCGGCTGCGGGTGGAGAAGCTGGTGGCGCACGGCTGGTCCGGCGCCCGCTCCCGGCCCGCGATGAGCGACCAGGTGGAGGCGGCGCTCGCGGCGGCCGCGCACAGCGGCTGGCAGGGGCTGCTCGACGAACAGCAGGCCTATCTGGACGACTTCTGGGCGCGGGCGGACGTCGAGGTCGACGGCGACGAGGAGATCCAGCAGGCCGTCCGCTTCGCCCTCTTCCACGTCCTGCAGGCCGGCGCCCGCGCGGAGGGCCGGGCGATCCCGGCCAAGGGCCTGACCGGCTCCGGCTACGACGGCCACGCCTTCTGGGACACCGAGACCTTCGTGCTGCCCCTGCTGACGTACACCTCGCCCGGTGCCGTCGCCGAGGCGCTGCGCTGGCGGCAGAACACCCTGCCCGCCGCCCGCGAACGCGCCACTCAACTCGGCCTGCGCGGCGCCGCGTTCCCGTGGCGCACCATCGAGGGCTCGGAGGGCTCGGCGTACTGGCCCGCCGGTACCGCCGCCTTCCACGTCAACGCCGACATAGCCGACGCCGTGGTCCGGTACGTGGCGGCGACCGGCGACCGCGACTTCGAGCGGGACACGGGCGTGGAGCTGCTGGTGGAGACCGCCCGGCTGTGGCGCTCGCTCGGCCATCACGACCCCCACGGCACCTTCCACATCGACGGGGTGACCGGCCCGGACGAGTACAGCGCGATCGCCGACGACAACACGTACACCAACCTCATGGCCCGGGCGAACCTGCTGGCCGCCGCCGACGCCGTGGAACGCCACACCGAACAGGCCGCGCGCCTGGGCGTGGACGAGGAGGAGAGCGCCGCCTGGCGCGACGCGGCCACCGCCATGCACATCCCGTACAACCACGACCTCGGCGTGCACGAGCAGCACGTGGGCTTCACCCGCTACCAGCGCTGGGACTTCGAGTCGACGGGCCCCGAGCAGTTCCCCCTCATGCTGCACTTCCCGTACTTCGACCTCTACCGCAAGCAGGTCGTCAAGCAGGCCGACCTGGTCCTGGCGATGTACACCTGCGGCAGCCACTTCGACGACGAGCACATCGCCCGCAACTTCGCCTACTACGAGCCGCTGACGGTCCGGGACTCCTCGCTCTCGGCCTGCGTCCAGGCCGTGATCGCCGCCCAGGCCGGCCACCCCGGCCTCGCCTACGACTACACCGTCGAGGCGGCCCTGATGGACCTGGCCGACCTGGAGCAGAACACCCGCGACGGGCTGCACATCGCGTCGCTGGCCGGAACGTGGACGGCGCTGGTCGCCGGTTTCGGCGGGATGCGCCGCGACGGCGACACCCTGCGGTTCGCGCCCCGCCTGCCGGAGCGGTTCAGTCGGCTGGCGTTCACGATCCAACTCCTCGACCGGCGCCTGCGCGTGGAGATCACCCCCGACAAGGCCACGTACACCCTTCTCGCCGGCCCGTCCCTGACGATCGGTCACCACGGGGAACCCCTGAACGTCAGCCCCGACAGCCCCGCCGTTCGCATGGTCCCCCCGACGCCCGTCCGACCGACCCCGAAGCAGCCGCCGCACCGCACACCAAAAGCACACCCCGCCTCCATGAGTTAG
- a CDS encoding beta-phosphoglucomutase family hydrolase translates to MTQLGLPEEILACLFDLDGVVTKTAVVHAAAWKETFDAFLREREGGSFRPFDAVADYDEYVDGRPRADGVRTFLASRDIHLPEGTPDDPPDAPTVHGVGNRKNDLLLEKIRSGGVEAYDSTLRYIEAARAQGLRTAIVSSSANCRDVLRAIDAEDLFDVRVDGVVAAERELPGKPRPDTFLAAAHDLGVEARQAAVFEDALAGMDAGRAGNFGYVVGVDRAGQAEALYAHGADRVVGDLAELGGKE, encoded by the coding sequence ATGACGCAGCTCGGTCTTCCCGAAGAAATCCTGGCCTGCCTCTTCGACCTCGACGGGGTCGTCACCAAGACGGCCGTGGTCCACGCCGCCGCCTGGAAGGAGACCTTCGACGCCTTCCTGCGCGAGCGCGAGGGCGGCTCCTTCCGGCCGTTCGACGCCGTCGCCGACTACGACGAGTACGTGGACGGCCGCCCCCGCGCGGACGGCGTGCGCACCTTCCTCGCCTCCCGCGACATCCACCTGCCCGAAGGCACCCCCGACGACCCGCCCGACGCCCCGACCGTGCACGGCGTCGGCAACCGCAAGAACGACCTTCTCCTGGAGAAGATCCGCAGCGGAGGCGTCGAGGCCTACGACAGCACCCTGCGCTACATCGAGGCGGCCCGCGCCCAGGGCCTGCGCACGGCGATCGTCTCCTCCAGCGCCAACTGCCGTGACGTGCTGCGGGCGATCGACGCCGAGGACCTGTTCGACGTACGCGTCGACGGCGTCGTGGCGGCGGAGCGCGAGCTGCCCGGGAAGCCGCGACCGGACACCTTCCTGGCCGCCGCCCACGACCTCGGCGTCGAGGCGCGGCAGGCGGCCGTCTTCGAGGACGCGCTGGCCGGCATGGACGCGGGGCGCGCGGGCAACTTCGGTTATGTCGTCGGCGTAGACCGCGCCGGACAGGCCGAGGCCCTGTACGCGCACGGCGCGGACCGGGTCGTAGGGGATCTCGCCGAACTGGGGGGCAAGGAGTGA
- a CDS encoding nucleoside/nucleotide kinase family protein has translation MPVTFDDLLARARDLPANGRRAVLGITGGPGAGKTTLAERLVRELNGTGRPWVAHVPMDGFHLADVELDRLGRRDRKGAPDTFDAAGYAALLRRLHEDGGDVVYAPGFERVLEQPIAGAIPVPPTARLVVTEGNYLLLDSGAWARVRPQLDEVWFCELPEPERIRRLVARHEEFGKGREEAEAWVLGTDQRNAELVATTRDRADLVVATD, from the coding sequence GTGCCGGTGACCTTCGACGACCTCCTCGCCCGCGCCCGTGACCTCCCGGCGAACGGCCGCCGGGCCGTTCTGGGCATCACCGGCGGCCCCGGCGCGGGCAAGACGACCCTGGCCGAACGCCTGGTGCGGGAGCTGAACGGCACCGGCCGGCCCTGGGTCGCGCACGTCCCCATGGACGGCTTCCACCTCGCCGACGTCGAGCTGGACCGGCTCGGCCGCCGCGACCGCAAGGGCGCGCCCGACACGTTCGACGCCGCCGGGTACGCGGCGCTGCTGCGGCGGCTGCACGAGGACGGCGGCGACGTGGTGTACGCGCCCGGCTTCGAGCGTGTCCTGGAGCAGCCGATCGCGGGGGCGATCCCGGTCCCGCCGACCGCCCGGCTGGTCGTGACCGAGGGCAACTACCTGCTGCTCGACTCGGGCGCGTGGGCGCGTGTCCGGCCGCAGCTGGACGAGGTGTGGTTCTGCGAGCTGCCCGAGCCGGAGCGGATCCGCCGCCTCGTCGCCCGGCACGAGGAGTTCGGCAAGGGCCGCGAGGAGGCGGAGGCGTGGGTGCTGGGCACGGACCAGCGCAACGCCGAGCTGGTGGCGACGACCCGGGACCGCGCGGACCTGGTCGTCGCCACGGACTAG